AACAAAATCATTTGATCCCTCTCAAGTGGTTTATCTATGAGGTGGCATGGAACCATGTTCTACGTATGGAATATCTCTTCCTCGCTCACTTTTCCCACCTATAaataggatctgcacatatgagCAGTCCACACAGCCACTTCTCGAGATCCATCTCCCCCTACACTCACACGTCCACCAGCTATAACTAGGAGCCATGGCGGCTAAGCTTGCCATTCTGATCTCATGCGCCATGCTCCTAGACGCGGCGTGCCATGGCCTCGAGGTGGGCTACTACAGAAGCACGTGCCCCAGAGCCGAGGCGCTCGTGCGCGCCGAGGTGAAGAAGGCCGTGCGCGCCGACGCCGGCTCCGGCGCCGGCATCATCCGCATGctcttccacgactgcttcgtcgAGGGCTGCGATGCCTCCGTGCTGCTGGACCCCACGCCGGCCAACCCGCAGCCCGAGAAGCTGGGGGCGCCCAACAACCCCAGCCTCCGGGGCTTCGAGGTGATCGACGCCGCCAAGGGCGCCCTCGAGCGCGCCTGCCCGGgcgtcgtctcctgcgccgacatcgTCGCCTTCGCCGCCCGCGACGCGTCCTACCTCCTCAGCCACGCCAGGGTGAGCTTCCACGTCCCCGCCGGCCGCCTCGACGGCCGCAGGTCCCTCGCCAACGACACGCTCCTCTTCCTGCCTGGCCCGACCTCCAACCTCAGCACCCTCGTCTCCGGCTTCGCCGCCAAGGGCCTCTCCGCCGAGGACATGGTGGTGCTCTCCGGGGCGCACTCCATCGGCCGGTCCCACTGCTCCTCCTTCGTCCCCGACCGCCTGGCCACCCAGTCCGACATCGGCGCGCCGCTCGCTAGCCTCCTGCGCCGCCGGTGCCCGGCCAGCCCGACCACCGCCAACGACCCCACGGTGGTGCAGGACTTCGTGACGCCCAGGAAGCTCGACAACCAGTTCTACAAGAACGTGCTCGCGCGCAGGGTGCTCTTCACGTCCGACGCCGCGCTGCTCTCTTCGCAGGACACGGGGAGGATGGTGCGCGCCAACGCCAGGTTCCCGGCGTCGTGGGAGAAGAAGTTCGCCAAAGCGATGGTGAAGATGGCCAACATCGAAATCAAGGGCAGCGGCGTCGGCGAGGTCAGGAAGAACTGCCGCTTCGTCAACTAGCTGGCAATGCACATACGCAAAAACTACTACTATTTGATCCCGTTTTCAATTGGTTGTAAAGAACATCTGTGGTGTTTTCTTTGCTCGTGTTGCTTTTTTGAAGGGAAGATGCTGCTTTATTTGttgattatttttctcctgcctgctGTATATCTGTTGTCTGGCATGCACTGCCTTTCCCAGAAAATGTCGCAGTATATCTTTGTTGTTTGATTTGTATGTGGTATTTGCCACAACATTGCAGTGCTAGATGTTTCACATATCCAATTGGGGCGTGCCAttgttcaaatccaaatgaaacATTTTGCTCCAAACTTACGTTTCTTAATAGGAATGCCAAGAAATTTCTATATTGGGCCTTTTGCACGCACAGTGGTGGATTGTATGGGGCTGTGGCCGCCGAACAACATCCAGGCACCGATACCCTAAATGCCAAAAGAGACCTTCGGATTAACGCCTGCGTGCGCAGATGCTATTTCACACTCGCGAGCGTCAAAA
This region of Triticum aestivum cultivar Chinese Spring chromosome 2D, IWGSC CS RefSeq v2.1, whole genome shotgun sequence genomic DNA includes:
- the LOC123048911 gene encoding peroxidase 2, with the translated sequence MAAKLAILISCAMLLDAACHGLEVGYYRSTCPRAEALVRAEVKKAVRADAGSGAGIIRMLFHDCFVEGCDASVLLDPTPANPQPEKLGAPNNPSLRGFEVIDAAKGALERACPGVVSCADIVAFAARDASYLLSHARVSFHVPAGRLDGRRSLANDTLLFLPGPTSNLSTLVSGFAAKGLSAEDMVVLSGAHSIGRSHCSSFVPDRLATQSDIGAPLASLLRRRCPASPTTANDPTVVQDFVTPRKLDNQFYKNVLARRVLFTSDAALLSSQDTGRMVRANARFPASWEKKFAKAMVKMANIEIKGSGVGEVRKNCRFVN